The genomic interval CGCCTGGCTCCTGTCCCCTGGCTTCTGGCTCCTTCCCCCCGGTGGATGCCGCAGCGACAGGATCAGACTGGTTCCCTCATAGCGTAGTTTGTAGCCCCATTGCTGGTCGGTTTTGAGGTTAAAGGTATATTGCACCTGACCGGGAGTGGTCTGTTGCCAGTCGAGGCGAGCAATTAGAGGATCGTCGTCGAGTCTGATGATGTCGGTTTGGGCAGTGGTGTTGTAGAGAGTCAGGGTGAAGCTGCGATCGCCCTGTTGCACACTAACCGGAACGGGCACCTGAAGCGGAAACACAACCTCCGTCCAGCCATCCACCTGATTAGCTTTGATGCTGCGGATCAGGGAAGTGGGGGGAACCGCACTCTTTTGCAGTTGCACTTCTTTGCGATTGATCCAGGCACCGTAGTCGAGCCTTACCCATTCACCCTCGTATCCGGTGACCGTAGCGCGGGTGCCTTTGGGGAGTGGGGTCAGGCGGGAGTAGTCGGTGCTGGGGCCAGTACGGGCAGCCCCGCTATCTGCGGTCACTTCGGCAACCTCCAGTTGCGTAGGAGACAAAATCCGGATGCTGCCAGGACTCGTCTGACTCATGCTTTTGCCGTCCACCGTCAGGAAAAATTCGGGTTTCCCCAGATCACCCAGCAACACGGTTTGGGCATACCCCTGGTAACGACTGGCAGCGATCGCCATTGGCTGATTGTTGGCCGTCAGCACCGCTGCATTGGCGGGCAAATCGATCGAGGTTTGGGGCATCAGCGGCACCAGTTGTCCCGCCAGCTTCACGGTGACATTCGCATTCCCCTGGGCGATGGCGCTAAAGCAAATGGGTTCATTCGGCTGCCTGGCAATATCCACCGCTGGTGTCAGAGAATCTTTGGCAAAGGCAAGCCCTTTGGGCAACTCCGGTTCCAGCGGCAACCGGGTAACGGTCAACTTCACCTCCTGCTTGCCGTACCGCAACGTAAACTGATTTTCGCCCAGCTTCAACGGAAAACTGGGGGCAAAATGTCCTGCGGGGCTACGGGCGATCGGTTCACCATTGACCAGCACCGTTCCCTTAGAGGGAGCCGTGCCAATCAAAAAAATCTGATCCGCCGTTGTTTGGTGGTTGGCAGGTGGATACGTAAGGTGAAGGGGTTGAGCTGCCAGAACGGGGACTGTAATTAGGAGGAAGGGGGTGTGGGGTGTGGGGTGTGGGGTGTGGGGAAGAATTGCGCTGCTTGAACTGGCGCGGCAAGCAATAGGGGGAGGAGGGAGGAGGGAATGGGGAGAAAGGGGGATGGTTTCATATCAGGTGTCAGGGGTTAGGGAAAGGATGAAGGATAAAGGATGAAGGATAAAAGAGTTTTGAAATGGGGAATGGGGAATGAATTTTTCTCCCCTATCTTCCCCATCTCCCCCACCTCCCCCGTTGCCTTCTGCCTTCTGCCCGCTGCCCGCTGCCTTCCGCCTTCCTCCCTCATCCTTTCCCCATATGGCAAAATGAACTGGATACATTTTCGGGGGCTGTTGCTCCTGCAATTTATGACTAAATTCGTCTTTGTAACGGGTGGGGTGGTTTCCAGTATTGGCAAGGGAATTGTAGCAGCCAGTCTGGGGCGATTGCTCAAATCGCGGGATTACTCAGTGTCCATTCTGAAGCTCGACCCCTATATCAACGTTGATCCGGGAACAATGAGTCCGTTTCAGCATGGGGAAGTGTTTGTTACGGAGGATGGGGCAGAGACGGATCTCGACCTGGGACATTATGAGCGGTTTACGGACACTTCCATGTCCCGCCTTAACAGCGTCACGACTGGCTCAATTTATCAAGCCGTGTTGAATAAAGAGCGGCGGGGAGATTATCAGGGTGGCACGGTGCAGGTCATTCCGCACATTACAAACGAAATCAAGGAACGGATTCTGCGGGTTGCCAAGAATACAAATCCCGATGTGGTGATTACGGAAATTGGTGGCACTGTGGGGGATATCGAGTCCTTGCCATTTTTGGAAGCGATCCGCCAGTTTCGCAAGAATGTGGGACGGCAGAATGTGCTGTACATGCATGTGACGCTGTTGCCCTGGATTCCCTCAGCGGGAGAGATGAAGACGAAGCCAACGCAGCATTCGGTGAAGGAATTGCGATCGATCGGGATTCAGCCAGATATTCTCGTTTGTCGCAGCGATCGCCCGCTCCCCTCTGGTCTGAAGGAAAAAATATCGGGATTCTGTGATGTGCCGCCCGAATGTGTGATTACCTCCCAGGATGCCAGAAGTATCTATGAGGTACCGCTGATTCTGGAGCAGGAGGGGTTGGCAAATCAGGCGATCGACCTGCTGCAACTGGAACAGCGCCCACCCAACCTGACCCAGTGGAAAACCCTGGTAGAACGACTTTACTGTCCGACCAAACGGGTAGAAATTGCGCTGGTGGGTAAGTATGTCCGGCTCAGTGACGCCTACCTGTCGGTGATTGAAGCCCTACGCCACGCAGCGATCGCCCTCGATAGCGAACTCAACGTCCGCTGGATTAACTCCGAAGACATCCAGGAATATGGCGCAGAACGTTATCTGGCAGATGTAAATGGAATTGTCGTCCCTGGTGGCTTTGGCATTCGGGGTGTCGATGGAAAAATTGCCGCAATTAACTACGCCCGCACCCATCAGATTCCCTTTCTGGGATTGTGCCTGGGCATGCAGTGCTCCGTCATTGAGTGGGCGCGCCATGTTGCCCATCTGGAAAGTGCCAACAGTGCTGAATTTGACCCTGAATCTTGCAATCCGGTGATCAACCTGCTGCCAGAGCAACAGGATGTGGTTGACCTGGGCGGCACCATGCGTCTGGGATTATATCCTTGCCGATTGGCTGCTGATACACTGGCGTTTAAGCTGTACCAGGAAGAAGTGGTGTATGAGCGCCATCGCCATCGCTATGAATTCAACAACGCCTACCGGAGCTTGTTCATTGAAACGGGTTTTGTAATTAGCGGCACTTCGCCAGATGGTCGTTTAGTGGAAATCATTGAATTACCCAACCATCCATTCTTCATCGCCAGCCAATTTCACCCAGAATTTCAATCTCGCCCCAGCCAACCCCATCCTTTATTTAGGGGGTTTGTCCAGTCATCTCTGGGATTGGCGTTGGATGACTCTTCAACGGAGCATTCTGGTCGCGATCGTGAGACCCATAACCGAGATTCTGAAGCCATCTCAGGGCATGAAAGGGCAACATTTGATGCCCACTCCCTGGATGCTCCTCCGGTTGAAGTATCTTGATGAACAGGGTGATGGTATTCAATCTGTAAAATGGTGTGTGAGGAAGGCGTGTGGCTTATTGGATAAAACTCACCTACGAACGCAATACCTATGTGATTGATCTGGATCGGGTTGCAGCCTTCTGTTATGTGCAGAACGGCAGAATTTCCTTCTCTTTAGTGGATAGCAATACGGCAGTCATCGTCAACCAGCAGAACGATCCGGCAACCTATCAGAGCATTCTGGATTACATTGAAAAGCGAACCGGACATACGCTGCCGTAAGGAGTGAGGGCAAAAAGAAAGGATAAGGGATAAAGGATAAGGGATAAAGGATGAAAGATGTCATCCACTCCCCTCCTCCCTCCTCTCCCTTCTGCCCTCTGCCCTCTGCCTTCTGCCTTTTTCTAACCAGGTGTTTGCAAATGCTCCCAATCATTTACTCCGACGAGTTTTTGCACCATGAAACGGGTTATTTTCATCCGGAGAAACCGGAGCGGCTAACCGTAATCAAGGATGCGTTGAAAGCAGCTACATGGGCCGATCGGTTGGAGTGGCGATCGCCAACACCGCCGGAAACCCGCCCCGTAATGCCTATTTTGGAACGGATTCATTCCCCTCGCTACATTGAGGCTGTGCGCCAACTGGCAACCACAGGGGGAGGCTACATTGATGCAGATACCCCCGTTTCACCCCGCACCTTTGAAGTAGCGCTGCTGGCAGTTAGCGGCTGGCTCGATGGGATTGATCATGTTTTGGCAGCAGATAACCCGGCATTTGTGCTGGCGCGCCCACCCGGACACCATGCCTTAAGTCAAATGGGGATGGGGTTTTGTATTTTCTCGAATGCGGCGATCGCTGCCCACTACGCCCTGGAACAACCGGGAATTAAGCGGGTTGCAGTTTTGGATTGGGACGTGCATCATGGTAACGGCACCCAGGCGATCGTTGAAACCAATTCCCAAATTGCCTACTGTTCGCTGCACGAGTCTCCCCAATATCCCGGCACTGGTGCCGCCGATGAGCGGGGCCTTTACGACAATGTGTTGAATCTGCCCATGCGGGGGGGTAGCACCATTAAGGGGTATCAATCTGCATTTGAACAAAAGGTAATGCCTTTCCTGTCTAAGTTCCAACCCGATTTGTTGATTGTCAGCGCGGGTTATGATGCCGCTGCTGCTGACCCCCTTGGCGGAATTTTATTAAACCCAGAGGATTATGGGCTATTGACTGAATACTGCCTACAACTGACTCGACGGATTGTGTTTGGGCTAGAAGGGGGATACGACCTGGAGGCGATCGCCCAGGCAGTCACCGCTACCATTGCAAGATGTTTGGTTTAGATAGGGAGTAGGGAGTGGGGAGTGAGGGATAAAGAGGTCATCGGTTGAGGGGGTGATAAGTTCTTCATCCTCCATCCTTCATCCTTCATCCTTCATCCTTCATCCTTTCCCTCCCCCTCCCCTACAACTGTTGGGTTACTGGCAAACACTGTTGAGTTTGCCCTGCTTTGGCAAATGGCTTCGGGACTGCCAGAGTTTCCTGGCGCAAGATCTGGTTGTCAGAACCCAGTAATCGGAGTTCACACACTCCCGTAGCACCAGAAGCAAGCAGGACAAAGGCACCATTATTGCTCCAGTCGCGTTGAATCTTGCCATTGTTGAAGGTGACTTCTACGATCGCAACTTTAGGCTTCAAAACCTGTCCGTAAAGAACAACATAGCGATCGCGCTTATTCACGGATTTGCTAATTCCATACTTAACCAATTGGTCTGAAGCATCTTCAGCATCCTGGGTTCGATAGCTGCCACCGCCAGTGACCTGCCAACTAATCCCATTTCGTTTCACCACCTTGTGCCCAAAAATGGTCTGCATCGGTGATTTCTGGTTTTTGCCAGGGCAAAGCGCACTATAAAGAATAATGATTCCCTGTGCCCACTTCTGGGTACTTACGACCTGAAGATCCTCTGCCTTTACTTTTCCATCCATTGGACAATCTACCTGCTGGTAAATCAAATCCTTCGGCATTGCCGTCGCCAAGATCGAGAGGGCACAGCTAGAGATGGTTAGGGCAACAAGTCCAGTTAAACCAATCAGCAACCGTTTCATTGTTCTTTTCTAAAGATTAACCGTGCGATCGCCGTTAAAAGATGCTTCCATCTTTAGTCTAAGTTTGCCCCAGGATTAAAACCAAGTTAATGCTTCTTAAGGATGAATGACTACGTTTCATCACGTTCTGTAAGAAAACACTGACAAAGTTAGCGCCAGGAAGGAAAAGAATAAAGAATGGATAAAGGATAAAAAGCAGTTTCCCCCCCTCACCTCATCCCCCCACTCCCTGCTTCCCCACTCCCCCTCACCTCGCTTACCTTCCCCATCTCCCCTGACTGCTTTACCCCTCACCCTCGTCCACGGTCGATCGCCTACTTTTTTGTGCCATGAGGGTATTTCGTTCCCAAAAAATTTCATTGGTGTATCCCTGAATGGCTCTATCAGCCTCAGCCAACTCCAAACGTTTCTCCGTTAAAAGGCAGTAGTCCTCGTCCAACTCAATGCCCAAATAACGCCTTCCCAGTTTCTTGGCAACCACGGAAGAAGTCCCACTCCCTAAAAAGGGATCAAACACGATTTCACCGATCCTTGTACTGGCAAGGATCAGTTTTGCGATCAGCTTTTCACTTTTTTGGGTGGGATGGTCGGTATTTTCGGGCATCGACCAGAAGGGGATTGTAATATCAGTCCACAGATTAGAAGGAAACGTGTCCCTAAAGTTTCCATTCTGGGTTTGTTGCCAGTCCTTGGGAGTGCCATCTACAGTGCGGTAGGGAGCGACTACACGACGGCGCAATGTTAACCGCATCGACATTAAATGTGTAGTCATCCGAGACTGTGCAAAACCAGATGTCTTCGCTGGCATTTTTCCAGTTAGCGCGAGCACCCCGTCCCTTTTCCCGCTCCCAGGTGATACGGTTACGCACAACAAAATGGGTAGAGGCAACGGTAAAAATTGAAGCAGATGAGTACCAATCCCCACAAATGTAAATTGAGGCAGAAGGTTTGAGTAGGGGAATAAGCACAGATACGATTTCATCAAGCCAAATGGTGTATTCCTCCACCGTTTGCCTAAAGAATTTTTGCCGATTGAATGCTTTGTTCAGATTGTAGGGGGGGTCGAGAATCAGCAGGTCTACAAAACCACGGGGTAAACAAGCTGCCCATTCAACACAATTGCCTTGAATGGTTCCCTGAGGTAGCTCTGTCAGAACCGTAGCAGGAACTTGTTGAATCAGACGAGACTGGAGCCGAGTTCGATCGGTGGAGGTTAACTCCAGCGTTCGGTTCATCGGCGCTCGTGGTAGATCATGAAACTGCAAAACTTTCAGCAACCTCAGGAAGGCTTTAGGCTAACGATCGCTCAATTATTGCCCAACCTCAGCAAAAGAGCGCATTTAGATTGGAGATTTTAGATTGAAGATTTTAGATTGGAGATTTTAGATTGAAGATTCTAGCTTGTAAAAGCCTTTGTAAATGAGCCTTCCGGAAAATTACTTGCTCTGAAGTACTATATGGGTGAATCCTGTCCAGGTGTTGCTGAACTTGGGGATTAAATTTGTCGGAGCAATGCCTGTGTGTTTGCCCTGATCATTAGCGGGGTAGGCAACAGGCACGTCCCCTACGAGACAATCATTCCTTGATTAGCAATGCTGTCTTTTTTCAATCTAAAATCCGCAATCTAAAATCCGCAATCTCCAATTTGCAATCTCAATGAGTTTATCGATCGCCGATTTACGCCGTAGTTATAGTCTGCAACAGTTAAACGAATCGGAAGTTAATCCTGATCCGATTCAGCAATTTCAGGTCTGGTTTGATCAGGCAGTTGCCGCCCAGTTACCCGAACCCAACGCCATGACCCTTGCCACGGCAAGTAGGGATGGCATTCCTTCAGCAAGAATTGTGCTTCTGAAAGGGGTTGATCAACGGGGTTTCGTGTTCTATAGCAACTACGAAAGTGCCAAGGGCAAAGATCTTGCCGAAAATCCCCAGGCTGCGCTGGTGTTTCTGTGGACGGTGCTGGAACGGCAGGTCAGAATTGCGGGTACCGTTGAAAAAGTGTCCGATCAGGAAACCGCAGCCTACTTCCACAGCCGTCCTCTGGAAAGCCGTTTGGGTGCCTGGGCTTCTGAGCAAAGCAGTGTGATTCCCAGTCGGGAGGTGTTAGAGCAACGCTTTCAGCAGCTTCAACGGAAATATCAAAACCAGGAAATTCCCCGCCCGCCCCACTGGGGGGGGCTATCGGGTCATTCCCAAAGCCATTGAGTTCTGGCAAGGACGCCCCAGCCGACTGCACGATCGCCTACGCTATCGACTCAATCAGGGCAACTGGATGGTTGAACGGCTTGCACCTTGAGGGAGGAGAGAGGAGGGAGGAGAGAGGAGGGATAAAGGATGAAGGATAAAGGATAAAAGCTAATCGCTATCGGCTAATCGCGATTAGCCCGTAGCAAAAACACAGGAGCGTAAGCGGGTGCAAATTACAAGGCGCAATATTGGGTTAACGGTAGACGATAGTTTAATGCGGGTTTATGTTGCGGCTCCCAAACCTGCGGGGCAGTACCCTGGAGTTTTGTTCTACTCCGACATTTACCAGTTGGGCAGACCGATTACCCTCCTCGCCGATCGCCTGGCAGGATATGGATATATTGTCGCGGCTCCAGAAATTTTCCATCGCATTGAACCGATCGGTACTGTGATTGAACCGGATGATTTGGGACGGCTGCGCGGTAATGATGATGCCCGTCGCACCGCGATCGCTGCCTATGACGCCGATGCCCGTGCAGTATTGGATTGGCTCAAAAACGAGAGCGGTGCTCATCAGGAGAAGATAGGCGCAATGGGGTTTTGTATTGGAGGGCACCTCGCATTTCGGGCAGCCCTTCAACAGGACGTAAAAGCAACGGTTTGCTGCTACCCAACGGGGGTGCACAACGGCAAGTTGGGGAAAGACACCGCCGATACTCTGCAACGTTTCAGCGAAATCAAGGGTGAACTGCTGCTTGTATTTGGCACCCTCGATCCCCATGTTCCAGAGGAAGGTCGAAAAACCGTTACCCAAGCCCTCGAAACAGCAGGCACAAGCCACAAAATATTAGTCTATGAAGCCGACCACACCTTTATGCGAGACGACGGCTACCGCTACGATCCCGCCATAACCGACGCCGCCTGGACAGAGATTGTGGCATTTCTGAAGCAGGCGTTTCAATGAGGAAATAGGGTGTGGGGTGCGGGGTGTAGGGTGTAGGGAATGGGGATAATGAGGCGATGAGGCAAGGGGGTGATGAGGTGATGAGGTAAGGGGGTGATGAGAATGCTTTTTATCCTTTATCCTTTCCCTACCACCTGACACCTGATACCTGATACCTTCCCCCTGCCTCACACCACCACAATGTAAGGTGAGTTGAGCGGGGGTGCTTTTCCCGCCCGAACCATTGCTTGATAAACCATCGCTGAGACTTCTTCCCGGGTTGCCTCCCGAATCGGGTTGATCTGGCGGACATCCGGGTAGTTCACGACTAAACCCTGCTGTGTTGCGATCGCAATTGCGCTGCGGGCATTTTGCGGAATTTTATCCAGGTCAGTATAGGTATTGAGGAGGGAAACATCAGCGGCAGGTAGCCCTAGACCGCTGACCAAAGACAACAGAATCTGGAGTCGCAAGACATTGACATCTGGTTTGAAGCTGCCGTCTGGAAAACCAGAGATAAACCCGCTCCGATAGGCCTGATCGATCGCCGCTTTTGCCCAATAAGTTGCCGGGACATCTGGAAAATTAATTCCATCTCGTTTGGCAGGGGGGTTAAAAGCCTTAGCAATGATGGCAGCATACTGCGCCCGATTGATGCTGGTATCAGGGCGGAAACTGCCATCCTCAAAACCCCGAATCAGGTTTTGATTAGCAAGTCCCAGAATGAAATTTGCTGCCCAGTGTCCCTGAATATCAATAAATGCGCCAGTCGTCGGAACATCTGCTGTGACAATGTAAGGAGAAGCGATCGCAGGTGCCCGATTGAGGGCAACCAGTGCCTGGTAGATGAGTGCCACAACCTCTGCCCGGGTAATATCCCGCATCGGTTGCAGTTGTCGAGCGTTGGGATAGTTGACCACAATCCGCCGCTGGGTTGCGGTTGCCACCTCACTTGTGGCATAGCTGGGAATTTGTGCCCGATCGCCATACACACCCAGACTATCCAGTACTCCTCCTGCCAGCCCCAACCCATTCACCAGGGCAACGATCGCCTGCACCCGGGTCAGGTTTTGGTTGGGACGAAAGGTTCCATCTGGAAATCCCGCCATGAAGCCCATCTGGATAACCTTCTGAATGGCAGCCGCCGCCCAGAAGTTGCCAGGAACATCGCTGAAATTTGTTGCTGGCTTCTTCAATGCCCCATCAAACGCTTTCGCAAGAATGGCGGCATACTGGGCGCGGGTCAACGGCGCTTCTGGTCTAAAGGTGTTGTCTTCAAAACCCCGAATCAGTTCCCGACTCACCAATCCCTGAATAAATCCCTCTGCCCAGTGCCCCACAGTGTCGGCAAATCCTGCTGGGGGGTGGGGGGGGTGGGCGTTGGGGGCGTGGGCGTGGGCGGGGTGGGCGTGGGCGGGGTGGGCGTGGGCGGGACGGGAAACGGAGGAGGAATCTCACTGGCGGCAAACTCAACCGCCCCTTTGACCCGGATTGGATCAAGCTGATTGCCAACCGAAAGGATTTTTAGGGAAGTGGCATTTTGCAGGTCAAATTCGGTATTGGCACGAAAGATATTGCCGCCTGGGTCCTGACTTTTGCCAATGTCGGGCAGGGCATTTTCCGTCACAACGAGTCCAAATTCTGTGTTGCGCTCCACCAGGTTGCTGCGTAGCACCGGTCTACATTCCCGGTTAATCACAATCCCAGAGCGATTCTCAATCACCCGATTGTCAACCAGCAAAGGGGCGGCACTATCACTAATGGCAAACCCAAATCCAGTTTTCTGGCAAACATTTCGCCGCCACTCCCCTTTGGCGTTCCGCACAATCGTAAACCCATTCGAGGCATTTTGAATTGCCACATTATCCGACACCATCGGACTGGCACTCCCCGTGGCAAAAACCCCTTCTCGCTTGTTGTTGACGAACGTGTTATTCGCGATCGTTGGGTTCGCCGATTCCACCCAAACCGCCGTTCCGCGGATTTCTTGATTCGTTACCGTTACGCCCCGCAGTTGGGCATTGGTTTCTAACTGAAAAGTGACATTCTGATTGGCAAACGTCTTACTCAAGTATTTGCCGCTGCCCGTTACCAGAATTCCCTGTCCTTTGCTGGTTTCATTTCCCACCACCGCTACGCCTGACGGCACTGTCAGCGGAAACGTCTCTCCACTGGCAGCATTGTAGGTACCGGGTGCCAGTTGAATCGTCGTCCCCGATTTCGCCTGCCGGAGGGCCTGGGCGATCGTCTTAAAAGGAATAGCCTGTGTTCCACTACCTGCATCGTTACCCGTCGCAGGGTTGACATAAAGCGTTGTAGAAGTGCCGGATTGAACCATGGTGGTAAGGGATGGGGGATAGGGATGGGGAGAGGATGAGGGAATGGGAGATGGGGATGGAGGAATTTATCCTTGATCCTTCAGCTTTTGACCTTTTCCCGCCACCTACCACCTGTCCCTTTTGCGTTCGCATTGCAAGTCCATTCTGCCCTTTATGCTTCAATTCATAACATTTAATTTCCTTAGATCTAAAATTCAAAATCAAACCTTCATTCCCCTCTAAGGGT from Kovacikia minuta CCNUW1 carries:
- a CDS encoding N-acetylmuramoyl-L-alanine amidase yields the protein MIGTAPSKGTVLVNGEPIARSPAGHFAPSFPLKLGENQFTLRYGKQEVKLTVTRLPLEPELPKGLAFAKDSLTPAVDIARQPNEPICFSAIAQGNANVTVKLAGQLVPLMPQTSIDLPANAAVLTANNQPMAIAASRYQGYAQTVLLGDLGKPEFFLTVDGKSMSQTSPGSIRILSPTQLEVAEVTADSGAARTGPSTDYSRLTPLPKGTRATVTGYEGEWVRLDYGAWINRKEVQLQKSAVPPTSLIRSIKANQVDGWTEVVFPLQVPVPVSVQQGDRSFTLTLYNTTAQTDIIRLDDDPLIARLDWQQTTPGQVQYTFNLKTDQQWGYKLRYEGTSLILSLRHPPGGRSQKPGDRSQALRSSIQNSKLKIQNSLAGIKILLDPGHGGPEDTGASGPTGYPEKAVALKISQLLQEQLEQRGATVYMTREKDVDVSLKARIDLINKVQPTLALSLHYNALPDNGDAIKTQGMATFWYNAQAHSLAVFLHNYLTKTLKRPSYGVFWNNLALTRPTVAPTVLLELGFMINPNEYEWIVNPTEQKKLVGAIADGVTEWIRISRGK
- a CDS encoding CTP synthase, whose amino-acid sequence is MTKFVFVTGGVVSSIGKGIVAASLGRLLKSRDYSVSILKLDPYINVDPGTMSPFQHGEVFVTEDGAETDLDLGHYERFTDTSMSRLNSVTTGSIYQAVLNKERRGDYQGGTVQVIPHITNEIKERILRVAKNTNPDVVITEIGGTVGDIESLPFLEAIRQFRKNVGRQNVLYMHVTLLPWIPSAGEMKTKPTQHSVKELRSIGIQPDILVCRSDRPLPSGLKEKISGFCDVPPECVITSQDARSIYEVPLILEQEGLANQAIDLLQLEQRPPNLTQWKTLVERLYCPTKRVEIALVGKYVRLSDAYLSVIEALRHAAIALDSELNVRWINSEDIQEYGAERYLADVNGIVVPGGFGIRGVDGKIAAINYARTHQIPFLGLCLGMQCSVIEWARHVAHLESANSAEFDPESCNPVINLLPEQQDVVDLGGTMRLGLYPCRLAADTLAFKLYQEEVVYERHRHRYEFNNAYRSLFIETGFVISGTSPDGRLVEIIELPNHPFFIASQFHPEFQSRPSQPHPLFRGFVQSSLGLALDDSSTEHSGRDRETHNRDSEAISGHERATFDAHSLDAPPVEVS
- a CDS encoding histone deacetylase family protein is translated as MLPIIYSDEFLHHETGYFHPEKPERLTVIKDALKAATWADRLEWRSPTPPETRPVMPILERIHSPRYIEAVRQLATTGGGYIDADTPVSPRTFEVALLAVSGWLDGIDHVLAADNPAFVLARPPGHHALSQMGMGFCIFSNAAIAAHYALEQPGIKRVAVLDWDVHHGNGTQAIVETNSQIAYCSLHESPQYPGTGAADERGLYDNVLNLPMRGGSTIKGYQSAFEQKVMPFLSKFQPDLLIVSAGYDAAAADPLGGILLNPEDYGLLTEYCLQLTRRIVFGLEGGYDLEAIAQAVTATIARCLV
- a CDS encoding DNA-methyltransferase, with amino-acid sequence MRLTLRRRVVAPYRTVDGTPKDWQQTQNGNFRDTFPSNLWTDITIPFWSMPENTDHPTQKSEKLIAKLILASTRIGEIVFDPFLGSGTSSVVAKKLGRRYLGIELDEDYCLLTEKRLELAEADRAIQGYTNEIFWERNTLMAQKSRRSTVDEGEG
- a CDS encoding DNA methyltransferase is translated as MNRTLELTSTDRTRLQSRLIQQVPATVLTELPQGTIQGNCVEWAACLPRGFVDLLILDPPYNLNKAFNRQKFFRQTVEEYTIWLDEIVSVLIPLLKPSASIYICGDWYSSASIFTVASTHFVVRNRITWEREKGRGARANWKNASEDIWFCTVSDDYTFNVDAVNIAPSCSRSLPHCRWHSQGLATNPEWKL
- the pdxH gene encoding pyridoxamine 5'-phosphate oxidase — protein: MSLSIADLRRSYSLQQLNESEVNPDPIQQFQVWFDQAVAAQLPEPNAMTLATASRDGIPSARIVLLKGVDQRGFVFYSNYESAKGKDLAENPQAALVFLWTVLERQVRIAGTVEKVSDQETAAYFHSRPLESRLGAWASEQSSVIPSREVLEQRFQQLQRKYQNQEIPRPPHWGGLSGHSQSH
- a CDS encoding pyridoxine 5'-phosphate oxidase C-terminal domain-containing protein, with amino-acid sequence MHDRLRYRLNQGNWMVERLAP
- a CDS encoding dienelactone hydrolase family protein, with the protein product MQITRRNIGLTVDDSLMRVYVAAPKPAGQYPGVLFYSDIYQLGRPITLLADRLAGYGYIVAAPEIFHRIEPIGTVIEPDDLGRLRGNDDARRTAIAAYDADARAVLDWLKNESGAHQEKIGAMGFCIGGHLAFRAALQQDVKATVCCYPTGVHNGKLGKDTADTLQRFSEIKGELLLVFGTLDPHVPEEGRKTVTQALETAGTSHKILVYEADHTFMRDDGYRYDPAITDAAWTEIVAFLKQAFQ
- a CDS encoding S-layer homology domain-containing protein; protein product: MGHWAEGFIQGLVSRELIRGFEDNTFRPEAPLTRAQYAAILAKAFDGALKKPATNFSDVPGNFWAAAAIQKVIQMGFMAGFPDGTFRPNQNLTRVQAIVALVNGLGLAGGVLDSLGVYGDRAQIPSYATSEVATATQRRIVVNYPNARQLQPMRDITRAEVVALIYQALVALNRAPAIASPYIVTADVPTTGAFIDIQGHWAANFILGLANQNLIRGFEDGSFRPDTSINRAQYAAIIAKAFNPPAKRDGINFPDVPATYWAKAAIDQAYRSGFISGFPDGSFKPDVNVLRLQILLSLVSGLGLPAADVSLLNTYTDLDKIPQNARSAIAIATQQGLVVNYPDVRQINPIREATREEVSAMVYQAMVRAGKAPPLNSPYIVVV
- a CDS encoding DUF1565 domain-containing protein — translated: MVQSGTSTTLYVNPATGNDAGSGTQAIPFKTIAQALRQAKSGTTIQLAPGTYNAASGETFPLTVPSGVAVVGNETSKGQGILVTGSGKYLSKTFANQNVTFQLETNAQLRGVTVTNQEIRGTAVWVESANPTIANNTFVNNKREGVFATGSASPMVSDNVAIQNASNGFTIVRNAKGEWRRNVCQKTGFGFAISDSAAPLLVDNRVIENRSGIVINRECRPVLRSNLVERNTEFGLVVTENALPDIGKSQDPGGNIFRANTEFDLQNATSLKILSVGNQLDPIRVKGAVEFAASEIPPPFPVPPTPTPPTPTPPTPTPPTPTPPTPQQDLPTLWGTGQRDLFRDW